A stretch of Imperialibacter roseus DNA encodes these proteins:
- a CDS encoding DUF1987 domain-containing protein, whose protein sequence is MKRFNITGTKYTPDISFDPNVASFSISGVSTPENSLDFYQSTYRILEQYALEGSQKLEANIRLVYFNTSSAKCLYDIFRKLVSVSSSGKQVIVNWIYDDDDEDILESGEDYSELLPLEFRFVPVPPGSDR, encoded by the coding sequence ATGAAAAGATTCAATATCACGGGAACGAAATACACCCCGGATATCTCGTTCGACCCGAACGTTGCTTCATTCAGCATCAGTGGAGTTTCCACCCCTGAGAATTCGTTAGATTTTTATCAAAGCACCTATCGAATTCTTGAACAATATGCTCTGGAGGGTTCACAAAAGCTGGAGGCGAATATTCGTCTGGTATACTTTAACACCAGCAGCGCCAAGTGCCTTTACGACATTTTCCGAAAACTGGTATCAGTTAGTTCTAGCGGTAAGCAAGTTATTGTCAACTGGATTTATGATGACGATGATGAAGATATACTAGAATCCGGGGAGGATTACAGTGAGCTTTTACCGCTCGAATTCAGGTTCGTTCCAGTTCCGCCAGGCTCAGATCGTTGA
- a CDS encoding coiled-coil domain-containing protein, producing the protein MKDLFLQERSKLDDFNNKLDQKKLKYEDVRLISKDYSGVLDQITLVTKVSDRLQRKLAEANNEIGSKNEEIKAKNEELEETLINLAKAKLGKKASSVMLSVGLLLLVLEEYLLDDYLNTINMGFVIDLSIKVMIAVGMKLLESRLENYFMTREKKKIIRDRERVEVSKKLKPSLNDLSLAELERT; encoded by the coding sequence ATGAAAGATCTGTTTCTACAGGAGAGATCCAAGCTTGATGACTTCAATAACAAACTGGATCAGAAAAAGCTTAAATACGAAGATGTCAGGCTTATTTCTAAAGACTACTCAGGCGTATTAGATCAAATAACGCTGGTAACAAAAGTAAGTGACAGGCTTCAGCGAAAGCTGGCAGAGGCCAATAATGAGATTGGATCAAAAAACGAGGAAATTAAAGCAAAAAATGAAGAGCTGGAGGAAACGCTAATCAACCTGGCAAAGGCCAAACTTGGGAAGAAGGCCAGTTCGGTCATGCTATCAGTAGGTTTACTGTTACTGGTATTGGAAGAGTACCTGCTGGATGATTATTTGAATACAATCAACATGGGCTTCGTAATCGACCTGTCAATTAAAGTTATGATCGCTGTTGGCATGAAACTTCTTGAATCCCGTCTGGAGAATTATTTCATGACCCGTGAAAAGAAAAAAATAATCCGGGACAGGGAGAGAGTTGAAGTATCCAAGAAATTAAAACCGAGCCTCAACGATCTGAGCCTGGCGGAACTGGAACGAACCTGA
- a CDS encoding SiaB family protein kinase yields the protein MSKTELKKYKNIHGENIIILYSGDMTFELLNAITACLENKLTSLEEEKKVKKRFYSVAMECLQNLYYHIEEVAPDNENITKIDAKSVTVVVYMLKRHFVIQTSNFVSHLKEQEIGRKIDEINSKSAEELRQLYLNKLSEQGFSEKGTAGLGYIEIARKTTQKLEYLFQKINDSYSLFTLTARIPRTEIVDRQNLTK from the coding sequence ATGAGCAAAACAGAACTCAAAAAGTACAAAAATATACATGGCGAAAATATAATCATTTTGTATTCAGGAGACATGACTTTTGAACTACTTAATGCCATTACCGCTTGCCTGGAAAACAAGCTTACTTCACTTGAAGAGGAAAAAAAGGTAAAAAAGAGGTTTTACTCTGTGGCAATGGAGTGTTTGCAGAATCTCTATTACCATATCGAGGAAGTAGCGCCTGATAATGAAAATATTACCAAAATAGACGCAAAGTCAGTCACTGTGGTAGTGTATATGCTGAAACGTCACTTTGTCATTCAAACAAGCAACTTCGTCTCGCACTTGAAAGAGCAGGAAATCGGAAGAAAAATCGATGAAATAAATAGCAAAAGTGCCGAGGAGCTCAGGCAGCTGTATCTGAATAAACTATCCGAACAAGGGTTCAGCGAAAAGGGCACGGCGGGTCTTGGGTACATTGAGATTGCCCGAAAAACAACACAGAAGCTGGAATATCTATTCCAGAAAATAAATGACAGCTACTCCCTCTTTACTCTCACGGCTAGGATTCCCAGGACTGAAATAGTTGATCGACAAAATTTAACAAAGTAA
- a CDS encoding hydroxymethylglutaryl-CoA lyase, protein MKIIECPRDAMQGWKSFIPTQSKIDYINQLLKVGFDTIDFGSFVSPKAIPQMRDTAEVLSQLDLSNSPTKLLAIVANLRGAEEACQHPEIHYLGFPLSLSETFQQKNTNKSISEALQTVAEIQNLCSTHDKVLVVYLSMGFGNPYGDPYEPSLVAEFVNKLDAMGIEIISLSDTIGVSSPANIKALFREVIPAFPHIEFGAHLHSTKESAWEKIEAVYQAGCRRMDGAINGYGGCPMAEDDLVGNIATEIVVDYLITHNHKLIYNSSELSKSLLMCQKVFS, encoded by the coding sequence ATGAAGATTATTGAATGCCCCCGGGATGCGATGCAAGGCTGGAAAAGCTTTATTCCCACGCAAAGTAAAATTGATTACATCAATCAACTGCTTAAGGTAGGCTTTGATACGATAGACTTTGGGAGTTTTGTTTCTCCCAAAGCTATCCCGCAAATGAGGGACACAGCGGAAGTGCTTTCACAGCTTGACCTTTCCAATTCCCCGACAAAGTTATTGGCCATCGTTGCCAACCTGAGAGGGGCCGAAGAGGCCTGCCAGCATCCGGAAATTCATTATCTGGGGTTTCCACTTTCACTCTCAGAGACCTTCCAGCAAAAAAACACGAACAAGTCTATTTCGGAGGCATTACAGACAGTTGCGGAGATTCAAAACCTGTGTTCCACGCACGATAAGGTGTTGGTGGTATACCTTTCCATGGGGTTTGGCAATCCCTATGGCGATCCGTATGAGCCGAGTCTTGTGGCGGAGTTTGTTAACAAGCTGGATGCAATGGGTATTGAAATTATTTCGTTGTCCGACACAATCGGTGTTTCGTCGCCAGCTAACATCAAAGCTTTGTTCCGGGAGGTCATCCCAGCGTTTCCCCATATCGAGTTTGGTGCTCATTTACATTCAACAAAGGAATCGGCGTGGGAGAAGATAGAAGCTGTGTATCAGGCCGGGTGCCGACGAATGGATGGAGCCATCAATGGCTACGGCGGTTGTCCCATGGCGGAAGACGACCTCGTCGGGAATATTGCTACGGAAATTGTAGTTGACTACCTGATCACGCATAATCACAAACTGATTTACAACTCTTCGGAACTCTCGAAATCTTTGTTGATGTGCCAAAAAGTATTCAGCTGA
- a CDS encoding tetratricopeptide repeat protein: MADHYQVLGVQYGATQAQIKAAYRKLALKYHPDRNPGDTDAEERFKQVAEAYRVLSSGGATFTYEQFSQPKPPSPSSGSPRDRDPYFKRNKARARKPPEPTVFSRRTKIMGSAFMALLVILVVAIPMTLQVYASIHNYKEGKALYDRKQWVPALKQLEYAYRGVGVRNLETARLITRLMTENLKFFNQALPHISRGLSYSETAADSAFFYLKKGIALKNSSRFDEADSAFYSALTKQPNWDSAYYYLGEVSTFGKQDYENGVRHFSHALEINPDYSDCFMGRGYCHYQLKNFDIAVLDFNSFLKYSSKDRGTGFYLRGMALLETEYPELACRDFLEAEKLGSKGGKDAWLKFCQ, translated from the coding sequence ATGGCAGACCATTATCAGGTATTAGGTGTTCAGTACGGTGCCACGCAAGCGCAAATAAAGGCTGCCTACCGGAAATTGGCACTCAAATACCACCCTGACAGAAACCCGGGGGATACAGATGCCGAGGAGAGGTTCAAGCAGGTTGCGGAAGCTTACCGGGTACTTTCCAGCGGTGGTGCTACGTTTACATACGAGCAATTCAGTCAACCGAAACCACCCTCACCCTCATCCGGTTCCCCAAGAGATCGTGACCCCTATTTTAAAAGGAACAAAGCACGAGCACGGAAGCCGCCGGAGCCAACCGTCTTCTCCAGAAGAACCAAGATAATGGGGAGTGCCTTCATGGCTCTTCTGGTAATATTGGTTGTCGCTATACCAATGACGCTGCAGGTGTACGCCTCCATTCATAACTACAAGGAGGGCAAAGCACTCTATGACCGCAAGCAGTGGGTGCCCGCACTAAAACAGCTAGAGTATGCCTACCGGGGCGTAGGCGTCAGAAACCTTGAAACCGCCAGGTTAATCACCAGGCTGATGACCGAAAACCTGAAGTTTTTCAATCAGGCGTTACCCCACATCAGCAGGGGGCTCAGTTACTCCGAAACAGCAGCAGACAGTGCTTTCTTTTATCTAAAAAAGGGCATTGCACTTAAAAATTCATCAAGGTTTGATGAAGCCGACAGCGCCTTTTACAGCGCCTTAACGAAACAACCAAATTGGGACAGCGCCTACTACTACCTGGGTGAAGTCAGCACATTTGGCAAGCAAGACTATGAAAACGGCGTCAGGCACTTCTCTCATGCTCTTGAAATCAACCCCGATTATTCCGACTGCTTTATGGGCCGGGGCTATTGCCACTATCAGCTCAAAAACTTCGATATTGCTGTTCTTGACTTCAATTCATTTCTCAAATATTCGAGCAAAGACAGAGGCACTGGCTTCTACCTCAGAGGAATGGCTCTTCTTGAAACTGAGTACCCTGAGCTTGCCTGCCGGGACTTTTTGGAGGCCGAAAAGCTGGGATCGAAGGGCGGGAAGGATGCCTGGTTAAAATTCTGCCAGTAA
- the dprA gene encoding DNA-processing protein DprA → MTEEKLYQLALQLVPGVGPRMARMLISHLGSASSIFKTPKGKLKKINGIGEKTAEALIQADFLKEAEKVLESCEKQGTEAIFFTDEAYPERLKHIYDAPLIIFKKGAGTLDTTKAVAIVGTRSATDYGREVTREIIQSLIPYNPLIVSGLAYGIDIEAHRAALDNALSTFGVMASGTDVIYPSVHKQTAHKMLEKGGLVTEYAPGTKPEASFFPARNRIIAGLAEAVIVVEAASRGGALITAEIANSYDREVLAIPGNLGNSFSEGCNKLIEQQKAHIYTSAESLASLLNWDLASSTKKKTATKPAALSEMASKIWDSLEKQPNGIHLDTLSWNTQIPIHQLASELLNLEFEGFVKSLPGKQFKLIR, encoded by the coding sequence TTGACAGAAGAAAAGTTATATCAATTAGCCCTCCAATTGGTTCCGGGAGTTGGGCCCCGCATGGCACGCATGCTCATCAGTCATCTGGGATCAGCCTCTTCTATTTTTAAAACGCCTAAAGGAAAACTAAAAAAGATCAACGGCATTGGAGAGAAAACAGCTGAAGCCCTGATTCAGGCCGACTTTTTAAAAGAAGCCGAGAAAGTGCTGGAGAGCTGCGAAAAGCAAGGTACCGAAGCCATATTTTTTACCGATGAGGCCTATCCTGAGCGGCTGAAACACATCTACGATGCCCCGCTGATAATTTTCAAAAAGGGGGCTGGAACACTGGACACAACAAAGGCAGTGGCTATTGTTGGCACCAGAAGTGCCACCGATTATGGCAGGGAGGTTACCCGTGAAATTATTCAATCGCTTATTCCCTACAATCCGCTTATCGTCAGCGGCCTGGCCTACGGCATCGACATAGAAGCCCACAGGGCAGCACTTGACAACGCTCTTTCTACATTTGGCGTAATGGCCTCTGGCACTGATGTCATATACCCGTCGGTGCACAAACAAACAGCACACAAAATGCTTGAAAAGGGCGGTTTGGTGACAGAGTATGCGCCCGGAACCAAACCTGAAGCGTCGTTCTTTCCGGCACGAAACAGGATCATAGCCGGCCTGGCCGAAGCGGTGATAGTAGTGGAAGCCGCCAGCCGTGGTGGTGCGCTTATCACCGCCGAAATTGCCAATTCCTATGACCGGGAGGTGCTCGCTATACCCGGCAACCTGGGCAATAGTTTTTCAGAGGGCTGCAACAAGCTTATAGAACAACAGAAAGCCCACATCTACACGTCAGCCGAAAGTCTTGCTTCTCTGCTCAATTGGGATCTTGCTTCGTCTACAAAAAAGAAGACCGCAACCAAGCCAGCAGCCCTGAGCGAAATGGCTTCCAAAATATGGGATTCGCTGGAGAAACAGCCCAATGGCATCCATTTGGACACTTTGAGCTGGAACACACAAATACCGATTCATCAACTAGCCTCCGAATTGCTAAATTTGGAGTTTGAGGGTTTTGTTAAGTCCCTCCCTGGAAAGCAGTTTAAACTTATCAGGTAA
- a CDS encoding MerR family transcriptional regulator codes for MPYKEKEIEKKYYTIGEVADMMDVATSLIRFWETEFDIIKPKKNRKGNRQFTKEDLENVKLIYHLVKEKGYTLQGARDFLKTNAKKAKDTLEMIDGLKNVRSFLVKLRGELEQKD; via the coding sequence GTGCCATACAAAGAAAAAGAGATCGAGAAAAAATACTACACCATCGGCGAGGTAGCTGACATGATGGATGTAGCCACTTCCCTGATTCGGTTTTGGGAGACTGAATTCGACATCATCAAACCCAAGAAAAATCGAAAGGGAAACAGACAGTTCACCAAAGAAGACCTCGAAAATGTAAAGCTGATTTACCACCTGGTAAAAGAAAAGGGCTATACCCTGCAGGGAGCACGGGATTTTTTGAAAACAAACGCAAAAAAAGCGAAGGATACACTGGAAATGATTGATGGATTGAAGAATGTCAGGTCTTTCCTCGTTAAATTAAGAGGCGAGTTAGAACAGAAAGATTGA
- a CDS encoding CapA family protein, translated as MFKQSGYVILLALAAFSCKTSRLASTVDNTPAPVAKDTVVVSAPAPVYVTSKGDTLEKIGEEIALEVFEVVPDTLTVIGVGDIMLGTAYPSEEYLPPANGSMLLSDVADILKNADITFGNYEGVLIDEEGTPKECNNPKLCYLFKTPEHYAVHLKEAGFDVMSLANNHAGDFGPEGRKSSIEVLTKLGIAVAGTQSTPYTIFEAKKTKIGFAAFAPNTGTISIHDYARARKIIQHLDSTCQIVIVSFHAGGEGPEFQHVTRKRESFVGEDRGNVYEFARLVIDAGADIVFGHGPHVTRAIDLYEGKFIAYSMGNFCTYRRFNLKGPNGIAPIVKLWVNGEGDFLQGQIFSTHQLGSGGPLVDENQKVLRKIKELTLQDFPDTALEILDDGLITFKINN; from the coding sequence ATGTTCAAGCAATCAGGGTACGTAATACTATTGGCGTTAGCGGCATTTTCCTGCAAAACTAGCAGGCTGGCGTCAACGGTGGATAACACCCCTGCTCCAGTTGCGAAAGACACGGTTGTTGTGTCGGCACCGGCCCCGGTGTACGTAACCTCAAAGGGTGACACGCTTGAAAAAATTGGTGAGGAGATAGCCCTTGAAGTATTCGAAGTAGTGCCCGACACATTGACCGTTATTGGCGTGGGCGACATTATGCTGGGAACAGCATATCCCTCTGAAGAGTATCTGCCACCAGCAAATGGCAGCATGCTGTTGAGCGATGTAGCAGACATATTGAAGAATGCAGATATTACTTTCGGCAACTACGAAGGAGTGCTTATTGACGAAGAAGGTACACCCAAGGAATGTAACAATCCAAAGCTCTGCTATCTCTTCAAGACACCGGAACACTATGCAGTTCATTTGAAAGAAGCTGGCTTCGATGTGATGAGCCTGGCCAATAACCACGCTGGTGATTTTGGCCCGGAAGGCCGAAAAAGCTCCATCGAAGTGCTTACGAAGTTGGGTATTGCCGTAGCAGGCACTCAATCAACGCCCTACACAATCTTCGAAGCTAAAAAGACCAAAATAGGTTTTGCAGCCTTCGCACCCAACACAGGTACCATCAGCATTCACGACTATGCACGGGCCAGGAAGATCATTCAACACCTTGACTCAACGTGCCAGATAGTGATTGTTTCTTTCCACGCAGGTGGTGAGGGGCCAGAATTTCAGCACGTTACCAGAAAAAGAGAGTCATTTGTAGGTGAAGACAGGGGTAATGTGTATGAATTTGCCCGGTTGGTTATTGACGCCGGTGCCGACATCGTTTTTGGCCATGGCCCACATGTAACCAGAGCTATTGACCTTTACGAAGGAAAATTTATTGCGTACAGCATGGGCAATTTTTGCACCTATCGCCGGTTTAACCTTAAGGGTCCCAATGGCATCGCCCCCATTGTAAAGCTATGGGTAAATGGAGAGGGTGATTTTCTGCAGGGCCAGATATTCTCCACTCACCAGCTGGGCTCAGGGGGGCCACTGGTCGACGAGAATCAGAAAGTGCTTCGTAAAATAAAAGAGCTAACCTTGCAGGACTTTCCTGATACAGCATTGGAAATTTTAGATGATGGTTTGATCACTTTTAAAATCAATAATTAA
- a CDS encoding peptidoglycan DD-metalloendopeptidase family protein, translating to MARIKYYYDTETCKYERVKVSSWDIFLNLLGFLTVALILAIGILLGYNTYFDSPKEALLKKENEELNMYYELLKKDMNETQDMLASLQNRDDQIYRVIFEAEPIPSSIREAGVGGANRYKDMIESDLQREELIVESFKKLDKLKKQMYIQTKSFDEIMKLAKNKEELWAATPAIQPISNKELKRLASGFGIRIDPILKTSKMHAGVDFSAERGTPIYATGDGVIKSVRYDFGGYGKYVVIDHGFGYETLYGHMDLQNVKVGQRVKRGETIGFVGSTGKSTAPHVHYEVHINGKATDPVHYFFQGVTPEEYEEILRLASVENQSLG from the coding sequence ATGGCTAGGATAAAATATTACTACGACACCGAAACATGCAAATATGAGCGTGTCAAGGTCAGCTCCTGGGATATTTTCCTCAACCTTCTTGGCTTCCTTACTGTCGCCTTAATTTTAGCTATCGGCATTCTTTTGGGCTACAACACCTATTTTGACTCTCCTAAAGAGGCCCTCCTTAAAAAGGAAAATGAGGAATTGAACATGTACTATGAGCTTCTCAAGAAGGACATGAATGAGACTCAGGACATGCTTGCCTCCCTGCAAAACAGGGATGACCAGATTTACCGTGTTATTTTTGAAGCAGAGCCTATCCCGTCTTCCATCAGAGAAGCAGGTGTTGGGGGAGCAAACCGCTACAAAGACATGATAGAATCGGATCTTCAGCGTGAGGAACTGATTGTGGAGTCATTTAAGAAACTCGACAAGCTGAAGAAGCAGATGTATATTCAAACCAAGTCGTTTGACGAAATCATGAAACTGGCCAAGAACAAAGAAGAACTTTGGGCTGCCACACCTGCTATCCAACCAATATCCAACAAGGAGTTGAAGCGCCTGGCTTCGGGTTTCGGAATAAGAATTGACCCCATCCTGAAAACGTCTAAAATGCACGCTGGTGTTGACTTCTCTGCAGAAAGAGGCACACCTATTTATGCGACAGGAGATGGTGTCATAAAATCTGTCAGATATGACTTTGGCGGGTACGGCAAGTATGTGGTTATAGACCATGGCTTTGGCTACGAAACCCTGTACGGTCACATGGACTTGCAAAACGTAAAAGTAGGCCAGAGGGTAAAAAGAGGTGAGACAATCGGCTTTGTTGGAAGCACCGGAAAGTCTACCGCTCCTCACGTGCATTACGAAGTGCACATTAATGGCAAAGCCACTGACCCCGTCCACTACTTCTTCCAGGGGGTTACACCTGAAGAGTATGAAGAAATTCTCAGACTCGCCTCTGTTGAAAACCAATCACTTGGATAA
- the alaS gene encoding alanine--tRNA ligase, which yields MTAVEIRQQFLQFFESKGHKIVPSAPMVVQNDPTLMFTNAGMNQFKDYFLGNKEAQVKRIADTQKCLRVSGKHNDLEEVGLDTYHHTMFEMLGNWSFGDYFKKDAINWAWELLTEVYKLPKDRLYATVFGGDESESLEKDNEAFELWNAHLPTDRVLDGSKKDNFWEMGDTGPCGPCSELHIDLRDEAEIAKVPGREMVNMGHPQVVEIWNLVFIQFNRVSDGSLKPLPAKHVDTGMGFERLVMALQGKKSNYDTDVFQPMIAVLSEKAGVAYGDDEKTDIAMRVISDHIRAISFAIADGQLPSNVKAGYVIRRILRRAVRYGYTFLKFNEPFLHTLVPVLSDQFAGVFPELVGQKDFIAKVIFEEETSFLRTLDKGLKRIEVIKQSLKGNEISGAVAFELYDTYGFPLDLTALIARENGLTVDEAGFQAEMQQQKDRSKKSSKVSTGDWVEVKQEEELGFIGYDNLEAVAQVVKYREIEDKGSKLFQLVLDNTPFYAESGGQVGDKGMLISGDQKIKVLDTKKENDLIIHFVSELPKDPTLPLQAKVDIYKRQLTENNHSATHLLHAALRQVLGTHVQQKGSLVSPDVLRFDFSHFAKMTDEEIREVEAITNKKIRENIALHERRNVPIAEAKQLGAMALFGEKYGQFVRVITFDPHYSVELCGGTHVRATGQIGFLKIVSESSVAAGVRRIEAVTADKAESLIIEQDMLMNEMKELLKNPKDMARAVAQLLEEKQTLTKELEGYRLKASQGVKQDLLKEVKAIDGISLLVAEVTLPDADSLKKLAYELRNELSSLAMVLAANIDGKPQVAVMFDDSLVEKFGLNAGLMVRDLAREIQGGGGGQPFFATAGGKDINGLPKVVEKANDLLAKALNLSSLA from the coding sequence ATGACAGCAGTAGAGATAAGACAGCAGTTCCTTCAATTCTTTGAAAGCAAAGGCCATAAAATAGTGCCTTCAGCCCCTATGGTGGTTCAAAACGACCCTACATTGATGTTTACCAATGCGGGCATGAACCAGTTCAAAGACTACTTTCTCGGAAATAAAGAGGCACAGGTAAAGCGAATTGCTGACACACAGAAATGCTTGAGAGTTTCAGGAAAGCACAACGACCTTGAGGAAGTAGGGCTTGATACCTACCACCACACCATGTTCGAGATGTTGGGCAACTGGTCGTTTGGAGACTATTTCAAGAAAGATGCCATCAACTGGGCGTGGGAGCTGCTTACTGAAGTGTACAAACTACCAAAGGACAGGCTGTACGCCACTGTGTTTGGGGGTGATGAATCGGAAAGCTTAGAGAAAGACAACGAGGCATTTGAGTTATGGAATGCTCATTTGCCGACCGACCGGGTGCTCGACGGGTCCAAGAAAGACAACTTCTGGGAAATGGGTGACACTGGCCCTTGCGGTCCTTGTTCAGAATTACATATCGACTTAAGAGACGAGGCTGAAATAGCAAAAGTACCAGGGAGAGAGATGGTCAACATGGGCCATCCGCAGGTAGTAGAGATTTGGAACCTGGTATTCATTCAGTTCAATCGGGTGTCGGACGGAAGCCTTAAACCGCTACCAGCTAAGCATGTCGACACAGGCATGGGCTTCGAAAGGCTGGTGATGGCTTTGCAGGGTAAAAAGTCGAATTACGATACGGACGTATTTCAGCCAATGATCGCTGTGCTGTCTGAAAAGGCAGGAGTGGCATATGGCGACGACGAAAAGACGGACATTGCCATGAGGGTGATTTCTGACCACATCAGGGCTATTTCCTTTGCCATTGCCGACGGGCAGCTGCCGTCCAATGTGAAGGCTGGCTATGTGATAAGAAGAATTTTGAGACGTGCGGTGCGCTACGGATACACCTTCCTGAAGTTTAACGAGCCGTTTCTCCATACTTTGGTGCCGGTGCTTTCCGATCAGTTTGCTGGTGTGTTCCCCGAGCTGGTTGGTCAAAAAGACTTTATTGCCAAAGTAATTTTCGAGGAAGAAACATCTTTCCTGCGCACGCTGGACAAAGGACTTAAGCGGATCGAGGTGATCAAGCAGTCGCTGAAAGGGAATGAAATCAGCGGTGCCGTTGCTTTCGAGCTTTACGACACCTACGGGTTTCCGCTTGACCTAACGGCATTGATTGCCAGAGAAAATGGACTGACGGTTGATGAAGCTGGTTTCCAGGCGGAAATGCAGCAGCAGAAAGACCGTTCGAAGAAGTCGTCCAAAGTATCGACCGGCGACTGGGTGGAGGTAAAGCAGGAAGAGGAGCTTGGTTTCATTGGCTACGACAACCTGGAAGCGGTTGCTCAGGTAGTAAAATACCGGGAGATAGAAGACAAAGGCAGCAAGCTGTTTCAACTTGTGCTTGACAACACGCCGTTTTATGCGGAAAGCGGCGGACAGGTGGGCGACAAAGGCATGCTCATCTCCGGCGATCAAAAAATAAAGGTACTGGACACAAAAAAAGAAAATGACCTGATCATTCACTTTGTATCCGAACTACCCAAAGACCCGACTTTGCCTTTGCAGGCAAAAGTCGACATTTATAAAAGACAGCTGACAGAGAATAACCACAGTGCTACCCACTTATTGCATGCAGCGCTCAGGCAGGTGCTCGGCACGCATGTGCAGCAAAAGGGCTCATTGGTGTCTCCCGATGTGCTTCGTTTCGATTTCTCTCATTTTGCCAAAATGACGGATGAAGAGATCAGAGAAGTGGAGGCCATTACCAATAAGAAAATAAGAGAAAACATAGCGCTGCATGAGCGGCGCAATGTGCCCATTGCCGAGGCCAAACAGTTAGGGGCTATGGCGCTGTTCGGAGAAAAGTACGGTCAGTTTGTGCGTGTCATCACCTTTGATCCTCACTATTCTGTGGAACTGTGCGGAGGTACCCATGTGCGTGCCACTGGCCAAATCGGTTTCCTCAAAATTGTCTCCGAAAGCAGTGTGGCTGCTGGTGTGCGACGCATTGAAGCAGTAACGGCCGATAAGGCAGAGTCACTGATCATTGAGCAGGACATGCTGATGAACGAGATGAAGGAATTGCTGAAGAACCCGAAAGACATGGCCAGGGCTGTGGCACAGCTGCTTGAGGAGAAGCAAACTTTGACAAAGGAGCTGGAGGGGTATCGCCTGAAAGCGTCGCAAGGGGTGAAGCAGGACTTGCTCAAAGAAGTGAAGGCCATTGATGGCATCAGCCTGCTGGTGGCAGAGGTGACATTGCCAGATGCCGACAGCTTGAAAAAATTGGCTTATGAGCTCAGAAATGAGTTGAGCTCACTGGCTATGGTGCTGGCAGCGAATATTGACGGCAAGCCTCAGGTAGCTGTGATGTTCGACGATTCGCTTGTGGAAAAATTTGGATTGAACGCCGGGCTCATGGTGCGTGACCTGGCCAGAGAAATACAAGGTGGTGGAGGCGGACAACCGTTTTTCGCTACTGCAGGAGGAAAAGACATTAACGGATTGCCCAAAGTGGTGGAAAAAGCAAATGATTTACTGGCAAAAGCGCTTAATTTGAGCTCTCTTGCTTAA